A window of the Citrus sinensis cultivar Valencia sweet orange chromosome 9, DVS_A1.0, whole genome shotgun sequence genome harbors these coding sequences:
- the LOC102616779 gene encoding G-type lectin S-receptor-like serine/threonine-protein kinase At4g27290 isoform X23: protein MGVLLFLFVCCNLLFFLPDSSFGSDTITSSQSLSDGRTLVSKDGSFELGFFSPGSSKNRYIGIWYKSIPVKTVVWVANRLNPINDSSGLLIINKRGNLILKSQSMRVVWSASLSKEVQQTPVVLQLLDSGNLVLRGEQEGDSGTYFWQSFDYPSDTLLPGMKLGWDLKTGFERRVISWKSADDPSPGDFIWAVERQDNPEVVMWKGSSKFYTTGPWNGLSFSAPTTRPNPIFNFSFVANEDELCYTFSIKDKAVVSRIVMNQTTYLGQRFTWSNNTQTWDLYSKAPRDECDTYGLCGAYGVCIISKSPVCQCLKGFKTKSGGYMDWHEGCVRSKALNYSRQDGFIKFTELKLPDANFSRVSKSVNLKECREKCLENSSCMAYTNSDIRGGGSGCAMWFGDLIDMRSFPDGGQDFYIRMSASELGMKGEPTTKIVVLVISAVALLAVVLISGYLIHKRRRNIAETDQENEDQNIDLELPLFELATISNATNNFSINNKLGEGGFGPVYKGTLVDGQEIAVKRLSKISDQGLKELKNEVILFSKLQHRNLVKLLGCCIHGEEKLLIYEFMPNKSLDYFIFDQTNSKLLDWSKRFHIICGTARGLLYLHQDSRLRIIHRDLKASNVLLDHDMNPKISDFGLARTCGGDKTEGNTNRVVGTYGYMAPEYASDGLFSTKSDVFSFGILLLEIVSGKKNRGFYHSDHSLNLIGHAWKLWNEGMPLQLIDACYQESCNRAEVIRCVHISLLCVQQHPDDRPSMPSVILMLGSEIVLPQPKQPGFLANKKSTEPDSSSSMLESSSTNTITISELEGR, encoded by the exons ATGGgtgtacttttatttttgttcgtCTGTTgtaatttactatttttcttgCCTGATTCCTCTTTTGGATCTGATACCATTACTTCATCTCAGTCTCTTAGTGATGGTAGGACCTTAGTTTCAAAAGATGGAAGCTTCGAGCTTGGTTTCTTCAGTCCTGGTAGTTCCAAGAATCGTTACATTGGAATTTGGTACAAAAGCATCCCAGTTAAAACTGTTGTTTGGGTAGCAAACCGACTCAACCCCATCAATGACTCTTCtggattgttaattataaacAAGAGGGgcaatcttattttaaaaagccaGAGCATGAGGGTAGTTTGGTCAGCAAGCTTGAGCAAAGAAGTGCAGCAGACTCCAGTGGTATTACAGCTACTAGATTCAGGAAATCTTGTCCTCAGAGGTGAACAAGAGGGTGATTCTGGAACTTATTTCTGGCAAAGCTTTGATTATCCTTCTGATACATTGCTTCCAGGAATGAAGCTCGGATGGGATTTAAAGACTGGCTTTGAGCGACGTGTAATATCGTGGAAGAGCGCAGACGACCCGTCTCCTGGAGACTTTATTTGGGCAGTTGAACGACAAGATAATCCTGAGGTAGTCATGTGGAAGGGTTCAAGCAAGTTTTATACCACTGGCCCGTGGAATGGCCTTAGCTTCAGTGCCCCAACGACAAGGCCTAACCCAATTTTTAACTTCAGCTTTGTCGCTAATGAGGATGAGCTGTGCTACACATTCAGCATCAAAGATAAAGCAGTTGTCTCAAGGATTGTCATGAACCAAACCACCTATTTAGGTCAAAGATTCACATGGAGTAATAACACTCAAACTTGGGACTTGTATTCAAAAGCGCCAAGAGATGAATGTGACACTTATGGTCTTTGTGGTGCCTATGGTGTTTGCATTATCAGCAAATCGCCCGTATGCCAATGTTTAAAAGGTTTTAAAACTAAATCAGGCGGGTACATGGACTGGCATGAAGGGTGTGTGCGTAGTAAGGCATTAAACTACTCTAGACAAGATggttttatcaaatttactGAGCTGAAATTGCCAGATGCTAATTTCTCTCGGGTGAGCAAAAGTGTGAATCTCAAGGAATGCAGGGAGAAGTGCTTAGAAAACTCTTCATGTATGGCGTACACAAATTCAGATATCAGAGGAGGCGGCAGTGGCTGTGCCATGTGGTTTGGCGATCTGATTGACATGAGAAGCTTTCCAGATGGTGGGCAGGACTTCTATATTCGAATGTCTGCTTCAGAGCTAG GAATGAAAGGCGAGCCTACGACAAAGATAGTGGTGCTAGTCATTTCTGCCGTTGCTCTGTTGGCCGTGGTGCTTATATCTGGCTATTTGATCCACAAACGAAGGAGAAACATAGCAG AAACTGATCAGGAAAACGAAGATCAAAACATTGACCTGGAGCTACCACTATTTGAATTAGCTACAATTTCTAATGCCACCAATAACTTTTCAATCAACAACAAGCTTGGAGAAGGTGGCTTTGGACCTGTATACAAG GGCACACTTGTGGATGGGCAGGAAATTGCTGTGAAAAGGCTTTCAAAGATTTCTGATCAAGGATTGAAGGAGTTGAAGAATGAAGTTATACTATTCTCCAAATTACAGCACAGAAATCTTGTAAAGCTTCTTGGCTGCTGCATTCACGGAGAGGAGAAATTGTTGATTTATGAATTCATGCCGAACAAAAGCCTGGACTACTTCATATTTG ATCAAACTAATAGTAAGCTATTGGATTGGTCCAAGCGTTTTCACATTATATGTGGAACTGCTAGGGGGCTTCTCTACCTTCATCAAGATTCTAGATTGAGGATTATACATCGAGATCTCAAAGCAAGTAATGTGTTACTTGATCATGATATGAACccaaaaatttcagattttggcTTGGCTAGAACTTGTGGTGGAGACAAGACAGAAGGAAACACAAACAGAGTGGTTGGAACATA TGGTTATATGGCACCGGAATATGCTAGTGATGGGCTATTCTCAACAAAATCCGATGTCTTCAGCTTTGGCATTTTGTTGCTAGAGATAGtaagtggaaaaaaaaatagaggatTTTATCATTCAGACCACAGCCTTAACCTTATTGGACAT GCATGGAAGTTGTGGAACGAAGGCATGCCTTTACAACTGATCGATGCTTGTTATCAAGAATCATGCAATCGCGCTGAAGTGATACGATGTGTCCACATTAGCTTATTGTGTGTGCAACAGCATCCCGACGACAGGCCAAGCATGCCATCAGTGATCTTGATGTTGGGCAGTGAGATTGTATTGCCTCAGCCAAAGCAACCTGGTTTCTTGGCGAACAagaaatcaacagaaccagaTTCTTCATCAAGCATGCTTGAATCATCTTCTACTAACACAATTACGATCTCAGAGTTGGAGGGTCGATAG
- the LOC102616779 gene encoding G-type lectin S-receptor-like serine/threonine-protein kinase At4g27290 isoform X26 — MGVLLFLFVCCNLLFFLPDSSFGSDTITSSQSLSDGRTLVSKDGSFELGFFSPGSSKNRYIGIWYKSIPVKTVVWVANRLNPINDSSGLLIINKRGNLILKSQSMRVVWSASLSKEVQQTPVVLQLLDSGNLVLRGEQEGDSGTYFWQSFDYPSDTLLPGMKLGWDLKTGFERRVISWKSADDPSPGDFIWAVERQDNPEVVMWKGSSKFYTTGPWNGLSFSAPTTRPNPIFNFSFVANEDELCYTFSIKDKAVVSRIVMNQTTYLGQRFTWSNNTQTWDLYSKAPRDECDTYGLCGAYGVCIISKSPVCQCLKGFKTKSGGYMDWHEGCVRSKALNYSRQDGFIKFTELKLPDANFSRVSKSVNLKECREKCLENSSCMAYTNSDIRGGGSGCAMWFGDLIDMRSFPDGGQDFYIRMSASELGMKGEPTTKIVVLVISAVALLAVVLISGYLIHKRRRNIAETDQENEDQNIDLELPLFELATISNATNNFSINNKLGEGGFGPVYKGTLVDGQEIAVKRLSKISDQGLKELKNEVILFSKLQHRNLVKLLGCCIHGEEKLLIYEFMPNKSLDYFIFDQTNSKLLDWSKRFHIICGTARGLLYLHQDSRLRIIHRDLKASNVLLDHDMNPKISDFGLARTCGGDKTEGNTNRVVGTYDGLFSTKSDVFSFGILLLEIVSGKKNRGFYHSDHSLNLIGHAWKLWNEGMPLQLIDACYQESCNRAEVIRCVHISLLCVQQHPDDRPSMPSVILMLGSEIVLPQPKQPGFLANKKSTEPDSSSSMLESSSTNTITISELEGR; from the exons ATGGgtgtacttttatttttgttcgtCTGTTgtaatttactatttttcttgCCTGATTCCTCTTTTGGATCTGATACCATTACTTCATCTCAGTCTCTTAGTGATGGTAGGACCTTAGTTTCAAAAGATGGAAGCTTCGAGCTTGGTTTCTTCAGTCCTGGTAGTTCCAAGAATCGTTACATTGGAATTTGGTACAAAAGCATCCCAGTTAAAACTGTTGTTTGGGTAGCAAACCGACTCAACCCCATCAATGACTCTTCtggattgttaattataaacAAGAGGGgcaatcttattttaaaaagccaGAGCATGAGGGTAGTTTGGTCAGCAAGCTTGAGCAAAGAAGTGCAGCAGACTCCAGTGGTATTACAGCTACTAGATTCAGGAAATCTTGTCCTCAGAGGTGAACAAGAGGGTGATTCTGGAACTTATTTCTGGCAAAGCTTTGATTATCCTTCTGATACATTGCTTCCAGGAATGAAGCTCGGATGGGATTTAAAGACTGGCTTTGAGCGACGTGTAATATCGTGGAAGAGCGCAGACGACCCGTCTCCTGGAGACTTTATTTGGGCAGTTGAACGACAAGATAATCCTGAGGTAGTCATGTGGAAGGGTTCAAGCAAGTTTTATACCACTGGCCCGTGGAATGGCCTTAGCTTCAGTGCCCCAACGACAAGGCCTAACCCAATTTTTAACTTCAGCTTTGTCGCTAATGAGGATGAGCTGTGCTACACATTCAGCATCAAAGATAAAGCAGTTGTCTCAAGGATTGTCATGAACCAAACCACCTATTTAGGTCAAAGATTCACATGGAGTAATAACACTCAAACTTGGGACTTGTATTCAAAAGCGCCAAGAGATGAATGTGACACTTATGGTCTTTGTGGTGCCTATGGTGTTTGCATTATCAGCAAATCGCCCGTATGCCAATGTTTAAAAGGTTTTAAAACTAAATCAGGCGGGTACATGGACTGGCATGAAGGGTGTGTGCGTAGTAAGGCATTAAACTACTCTAGACAAGATggttttatcaaatttactGAGCTGAAATTGCCAGATGCTAATTTCTCTCGGGTGAGCAAAAGTGTGAATCTCAAGGAATGCAGGGAGAAGTGCTTAGAAAACTCTTCATGTATGGCGTACACAAATTCAGATATCAGAGGAGGCGGCAGTGGCTGTGCCATGTGGTTTGGCGATCTGATTGACATGAGAAGCTTTCCAGATGGTGGGCAGGACTTCTATATTCGAATGTCTGCTTCAGAGCTAG GAATGAAAGGCGAGCCTACGACAAAGATAGTGGTGCTAGTCATTTCTGCCGTTGCTCTGTTGGCCGTGGTGCTTATATCTGGCTATTTGATCCACAAACGAAGGAGAAACATAGCAG AAACTGATCAGGAAAACGAAGATCAAAACATTGACCTGGAGCTACCACTATTTGAATTAGCTACAATTTCTAATGCCACCAATAACTTTTCAATCAACAACAAGCTTGGAGAAGGTGGCTTTGGACCTGTATACAAG GGCACACTTGTGGATGGGCAGGAAATTGCTGTGAAAAGGCTTTCAAAGATTTCTGATCAAGGATTGAAGGAGTTGAAGAATGAAGTTATACTATTCTCCAAATTACAGCACAGAAATCTTGTAAAGCTTCTTGGCTGCTGCATTCACGGAGAGGAGAAATTGTTGATTTATGAATTCATGCCGAACAAAAGCCTGGACTACTTCATATTTG ATCAAACTAATAGTAAGCTATTGGATTGGTCCAAGCGTTTTCACATTATATGTGGAACTGCTAGGGGGCTTCTCTACCTTCATCAAGATTCTAGATTGAGGATTATACATCGAGATCTCAAAGCAAGTAATGTGTTACTTGATCATGATATGAACccaaaaatttcagattttggcTTGGCTAGAACTTGTGGTGGAGACAAGACAGAAGGAAACACAAACAGAGTGGTTGGAACATA TGATGGGCTATTCTCAACAAAATCCGATGTCTTCAGCTTTGGCATTTTGTTGCTAGAGATAGtaagtggaaaaaaaaatagaggatTTTATCATTCAGACCACAGCCTTAACCTTATTGGACAT GCATGGAAGTTGTGGAACGAAGGCATGCCTTTACAACTGATCGATGCTTGTTATCAAGAATCATGCAATCGCGCTGAAGTGATACGATGTGTCCACATTAGCTTATTGTGTGTGCAACAGCATCCCGACGACAGGCCAAGCATGCCATCAGTGATCTTGATGTTGGGCAGTGAGATTGTATTGCCTCAGCCAAAGCAACCTGGTTTCTTGGCGAACAagaaatcaacagaaccagaTTCTTCATCAAGCATGCTTGAATCATCTTCTACTAACACAATTACGATCTCAGAGTTGGAGGGTCGATAG